In Hoeflea ulvae, one genomic interval encodes:
- the speB gene encoding agmatinase, protein MANKSIDHAFTARSLTSAASDPTYAGALSFMRRKYTKTLKGADAVVWGIPFDAAVSNRPGARFGPQAIRRASAILDNDPQYPFNRDLFEAMPVIDYGDCLLDYGNHQKTPATIEREATKILASGAFLMSMGGDHFVTWPLLKAHAAKHGPLALVQFDAHQDTWFDDGKRIDHGSFVGRAVRDGVIDPSRSIQVGIRTHAPEDCGIRILYGHEIEDMTAAQISQTILDHVGGAACYLTFDIDCLDPAFAPGTGTPVAGGPSSARMLSVLQKLGGLDIKGADIVEVAPAYDHADITAIAGAAVAMQYLGLLAERRARR, encoded by the coding sequence ATGGCCAACAAATCCATCGACCACGCTTTCACAGCCCGTTCGCTGACATCGGCGGCGAGCGACCCGACCTATGCCGGGGCGCTGTCGTTCATGCGGCGCAAATACACCAAGACGCTCAAGGGTGCGGATGCGGTGGTCTGGGGCATTCCGTTTGACGCGGCGGTGTCGAACCGCCCCGGCGCCCGCTTTGGCCCGCAGGCGATCCGCCGCGCGTCGGCGATTCTGGACAACGACCCGCAATATCCGTTCAACCGCGACCTGTTCGAGGCGATGCCGGTGATCGATTATGGCGACTGCCTGCTCGATTACGGCAATCACCAGAAGACGCCGGCGACGATCGAGCGCGAAGCCACCAAAATTCTCGCATCAGGCGCCTTCCTGATGAGCATGGGCGGCGATCATTTCGTCACCTGGCCGCTGCTCAAGGCGCATGCGGCCAAGCATGGCCCGCTGGCGCTGGTGCAGTTCGACGCGCATCAGGACACCTGGTTTGACGATGGCAAGCGGATCGACCACGGCTCCTTTGTCGGTCGCGCGGTCCGCGACGGCGTCATCGACCCGTCCCGCTCGATCCAGGTCGGCATCAGAACCCATGCGCCGGAGGATTGCGGCATCCGCATCCTCTATGGCCACGAGATCGAGGACATGACCGCCGCGCAAATTTCCCAGACCATTCTCGACCATGTCGGGGGTGCGGCCTGCTACCTGACCTTCGACATTGATTGTCTCGATCCGGCCTTTGCACCGGGAACCGGAACCCCGGTGGCCGGTGGCCCGTCCAGCGCCAGAATGCTGTCGGTGCTGCAAAAGCTCGGGGGACTTGATATCAAGGGCGCAGATATTGTAGAAGTGGCGCCAGCCTATGACCACGCGGACATCACCGCGATTGCCGGAGCAGCTGTCGCCATGCAATATCTTGGACTTCTCGCAGAACGCCGCGCGCGACGATAA
- a CDS encoding acyltransferase family protein, translated as MSGPGFSSQPDAALLSVQYLRAAAALVVMFFHVSVLTQETWGLDPERVDHVGAAGVDLFFVISGFIMAMIVARQGAFDGKDFWIRRIARIVPAYWVITFFVFALAALLPSLFQTTTAELLHLLLSLSFLAVDSGDGSTVPMLGVGWTLNYEMFFYAIVALTAGLFADRRLLGTSGVIIALVLAGVLIDPANPTLAFYTNPILLEFVFGVFVFRIWLRARSRKVGLAPLVVLVAGVLLLVWQWERPLVDWRPYYWGLPATAVLYGALQVVTFKSAFLARLGDWSYALYLTHVFVVTFYIKFVVPLRVLGDMPWEIHYLVMTILAFGVAAGFYTLVERPLSRWVLNRLRPATPEPQRAAATGPAE; from the coding sequence ATGAGCGGTCCTGGTTTTTCCTCACAGCCCGATGCGGCTCTTCTGTCCGTCCAGTATTTGCGTGCCGCTGCCGCACTGGTGGTGATGTTTTTCCATGTTTCGGTGCTGACCCAGGAAACCTGGGGCCTCGATCCGGAGCGGGTCGATCATGTCGGCGCGGCAGGCGTCGATCTGTTCTTCGTCATCTCCGGCTTCATCATGGCAATGATCGTGGCGCGGCAAGGGGCCTTTGACGGCAAGGATTTCTGGATCCGGCGGATAGCACGTATCGTGCCGGCCTATTGGGTGATCACCTTCTTCGTCTTCGCGCTGGCCGCATTGCTGCCGAGCCTGTTTCAGACGACCACGGCTGAACTCTTGCACCTGCTGCTGTCGCTGTCATTCCTGGCCGTCGACAGTGGCGACGGATCCACAGTGCCGATGCTGGGTGTCGGTTGGACCTTGAACTACGAGATGTTCTTCTATGCCATCGTCGCGCTGACCGCGGGCCTGTTTGCGGACCGGAGGCTGTTGGGCACATCGGGCGTGATCATCGCCCTGGTTCTGGCCGGGGTGCTGATTGACCCCGCAAATCCGACCCTGGCCTTTTACACCAACCCGATCCTGCTCGAATTCGTCTTCGGCGTTTTCGTCTTCCGGATATGGCTGCGCGCCCGCAGCCGGAAGGTCGGGCTGGCGCCGCTGGTTGTCCTTGTTGCAGGCGTGCTGCTTCTGGTCTGGCAATGGGAAAGGCCACTGGTCGACTGGCGTCCCTATTACTGGGGGCTGCCCGCCACCGCGGTGCTCTATGGCGCGCTGCAGGTCGTTACGTTCAAGAGCGCGTTTCTGGCGCGTCTGGGAGACTGGTCCTATGCGCTTTATCTCACGCATGTCTTCGTCGTCACCTTCTACATCAAATTCGTGGTTCCGCTGCGCGTTCTCGGCGATATGCCCTGGGAGATCCACTACCTGGTCATGACCATCCTGGCATTTGGCGTTGCGGCCGGTTTTTACACCCTTGTCGAACGGCCGCTGTCGCGCTGGGTCCTGAACCGGTTGCGGCCCGCAACCCCTGAGCCGCAGCGCGCAGCGGCCACCGGTCCTGCCGAATAG
- the rpsI gene encoding 30S ribosomal protein S9, with the protein MAELNSLEELGATVTAAAEPAAPVHVRKVDDLGRSYATGKRKNAIARVWIKPGTGKITVNGRDFVTYFARPVLQMVVQQPVVAADRQGQFDVVCTVAGGGLSGQAGAVRHGISKALTYYEPGLRPVLKKGGFLTRDSRVVERKKYGKAKARRSFQFSKR; encoded by the coding sequence ATGGCTGAACTCAATTCGCTTGAGGAGCTCGGCGCAACTGTGACCGCAGCAGCCGAACCGGCAGCCCCGGTTCACGTCCGCAAGGTCGACGACCTCGGCCGGTCCTACGCAACCGGCAAGCGCAAGAACGCGATTGCCCGCGTCTGGATCAAGCCAGGCACCGGCAAGATCACCGTCAACGGCCGTGATTTTGTCACCTACTTCGCACGTCCCGTGCTTCAGATGGTCGTCCAGCAGCCTGTTGTTGCTGCTGACCGTCAGGGCCAGTTCGACGTGGTCTGCACCGTTGCAGGCGGCGGTCTTTCAGGCCAGGCCGGCGCCGTTCGTCACGGCATCTCCAAGGCGCTGACCTATTACGAGCCGGGCCTGCGCCCAGTGCTCAAGAAGGGTGGCTTCCTGACCCGCGACAGCCGCGTTGTCGAACGTAAGAAATACGGCAAGGCCAAGGCCCGCCGGTCGTTCCAGTTCTCCAAGCGCTAA